Proteins from a single region of Alloscardovia omnicolens:
- a CDS encoding (S)-acetoin forming diacetyl reductase: MADKKVALVTGGAQGIGEAAVRRLSADGFAVAIADLNLEGAQALADELNAQGGTALAIKLDVSDQAAVDAAVDEAAEKLGDFNVIVNNAGLAPTTPVGTVTPEQFELVTKVNIAGTMWGVQSATRKFRELGHGGKIINATSQAGVVGNPNLMLYCSTKFAIRGITQVAARELAPEGILVNAYAPGIVKTPMMMDIAHQVAVNAGKDDDWGMGTFSKDIALGRLSEPEDVAAAISFLAGPDSDYVTGHTLEVDGGMQFH, translated from the coding sequence ATGGCAGATAAAAAAGTAGCTTTGGTCACTGGTGGGGCTCAAGGCATTGGTGAAGCAGCTGTGCGCCGTCTGAGCGCTGATGGTTTTGCAGTTGCTATTGCCGATTTAAATCTGGAAGGTGCTCAGGCTTTGGCAGATGAGCTTAACGCTCAGGGCGGCACTGCTCTAGCAATCAAACTTGATGTTTCTGATCAGGCAGCCGTTGATGCCGCTGTTGATGAAGCAGCAGAGAAGCTCGGTGATTTCAATGTCATCGTTAATAATGCAGGCTTAGCTCCTACAACCCCAGTAGGAACTGTCACTCCTGAACAGTTTGAATTAGTCACTAAGGTCAATATTGCAGGCACAATGTGGGGCGTGCAGTCTGCAACTCGTAAGTTCCGTGAATTAGGTCATGGTGGAAAAATTATTAATGCAACCTCTCAAGCAGGCGTTGTGGGTAACCCTAATTTAATGCTGTACTGCTCTACCAAGTTTGCTATTCGCGGTATTACACAGGTTGCTGCTCGAGAACTTGCACCTGAAGGTATTTTGGTGAACGCTTATGCTCCAGGTATCGTCAAGACTCCAATGATGATGGATATTGCTCATCAGGTTGCTGTGAACGCCGGCAAGGATGATGATTGGGGCATGGGTACTTTCTCCAAGGACATTGCCTTGGGTCGATTAAGTGAGCCTGAAGATGTGGCTGCAGCTATTTCTTTCTTAGCTGGACCTGATTCTGATTATGTAACCGGCCATACATTGGAAGTTGATGGCGGTATGCAGTTCCACTGA